A genome region from Lucilia cuprina isolate Lc7/37 chromosome 3, ASM2204524v1, whole genome shotgun sequence includes the following:
- the LOC111677423 gene encoding flocculation protein FLO11-like, with amino-acid sequence MLCVQTSINQQNDKILNKCRWVIDNNDLFSILQKFFTAVLFAVVALAAADVSHLDRTYLPPLGAASSTHEKYESAPSSFGSTSGSFKSGSSFSAPESASSFTSKQYSAPDSSSSFSSRSGFSSDSSSFKSGSSFSAPESSASFTSSKKTEYKAPASSSFKSGSSFSAPDTASSFNSFKTSEYKAPASSSFKSGSSFSAPDTASSFNSFKTSEYKAPASSSFKSGSSYSAPESSASFSSFKTTEYKAPSSTSSFKSGSSYSAPESASSFTSKQYSAPDTDDSFSSRFSSDSSSFKSDSSYSAPQSAASYSAPSYSTSFSDSSFSVPQTAASGVDTKYAADGGYVY; translated from the exons ATGCTATGTGTACAAACATCTATTAATCAGCAGAAtgataaaattctaaataaatgtcGCTGGGTTATTGA TAATAATGatcttttttcaatattacagaaattcTTCACCGCAGTTTTGTTCGCCGTAGTTGCCTTGGCTGCCGCCGATGTCAGCCACTTGGATAGAACATATTTGCCACCTCTTGGAGCTGCCAGCAGCACTCATGAAAAGTACGAATCGGCACCATCAAGCTTTGGTTCCACTTCTGGTTCCTTCAAATCTGGTTCCAGCTTCTCTGCTCCTGAATCTGCCTCCTCCTTTACCTCCAAGCAATACTCTGCTCCAGACAGCTCTTCCAGTTTCAGCAGCCGCAGTGGATTCTCTTCCGATTCTAGCTCTTTCAAATCTGGCTCCAGCTTCTCTGCACCCGAAAGTTCTGCTTCCTTCACCTCTTCCAAAAAGACTGAATACAAAGCTCCCGCTTCCAGCTCCTTTAAGTCTGGCTCCAGCTTCTCGGCTCCTGATACCGCTTCATCTTTCAATTCCTTCAAGACCTCTGAATACAAAGCTCCTGCTTCCAGCTCCTTTAAATCTGGCTCAAGCTTCTCGGCTCCTGATACCGCTTCTTCTTTCAATTCATTCAAGACTAGTGAATACAAAGCTCCTGCATCCAGCTCTTTTAAATCTGGCTCTAGCTACTCTGCTCCTGAAAGTTCTGCTTCATTCTCTTCCTTTAAGACTACTGAATACAAAGCTCCCTCTTCAACCAGTTCCTTCAAGTCTGGCTCTAGCTACTCAGCCCCAGAATCTGCTTCCTCTTTCACCTCCAAGCAATACTCAGCTCCAGACACCGATGACAGTTTCAGCAGCCGATTCTCCTCTGACTCTAGCTCTTTCAAATCTGATTCCAGCTACTCTGCCCCACAGTCTGCAGCTTCCTACTCAGCTCCTTCTTACTCCACATCATTCAGTGACTCCAGCTTCTCAGTTCCACAAACTGCTGCCTCTGGTGTTGATACCAAATACGCTGCTGATGGTGGTTATGTATActaa
- the LOC111677420 gene encoding skin secretory protein xP2: protein MKTFFVITMAALATLACADVSHLGSYNYPAPASTDVAAYTPKQSAAGQSYSQQSRTQSQSHAQIESIKASVPVASFSIQQSQGQEQSFGSQSYSNAQAAGSYNYNAPVQQQQQQQQHYSAPVQQQSYSATAGVQQQSYSAPAPAPVQQQSYSGPAQSERSYLPPAPQQQYSAPATVQQQSYSAPAPAPVQSYSAPAPAQVQQSYSAPAPVQQTYSAPAPVQQSYLPPVQQQQQQSYSAPAPVPQQSYSAPAPTPQQTYSAPAQVQQSYSSAGQVQEQSFEVNEQQESFGGVESTGSVDNGAYNYPAPVQQSYSAPAPAPAQQSYSAPAPAPVQQSYSAPASAPVQQSYSGAVQQSSSAAVESGSYRYQPATPVQIFSAAAPAPVQQQYSALASAPVQQQYSAPAPAPVQQQYSAPAPAPVQQQYSAPAPAPVQQSVESGSYNYQPATPVQQQYTAPAPVQQQYSAPAPVQQTVSTSSAAVGTGSYNYQAQGQVQQQSYSAPAPAPVQQSYSAPVQQSVSTSSAVETGSYNYQAPAQAPQNVQYSVPAPQKISFPTSAPAPAAPAPTPEIGTVYGKNGGYVYRKF, encoded by the exons atg aAAACTTTCTTTGTTATTACGATGGCTGCTTTGGCCACATTAGCCTGTGCTGATGTCAGCCATTTAGGCAGTTATAATTATCCTGCTCCTGCCTCTACCGATGTTGCCGCCTATACACCTAAACAATCAGCTGCTGGTCAGAGCTATAGTCAACAGAGTCGTACTCAGTCCCAATCACACGCACAAATCGAATCGATCAAAGCTTCCGTACCAGTAGCTAGCTTCTCTATACAACAATCTCAGGGACAAGAACAAAGCTTTGGTTCACAAAGCTATTCAAATGCTCAAGCTGCTGGATCATACAATTATAATGCTCCCgttcaacagcagcaacagcaacaacaacattactcTGCACCAGTTCAACAGCAATCGTACTCCGCAACTGCTGGAGTACAACAACAGTCGTACTCTGCTCCAGCTCCTGCACCAGTACAACAACAATCATATTCAGGTCCAGCTCAATCTGAACGCTCTTATTTGCCTCCTGCACCACAACAACAGTATTCAGCTCCCGCTACTGTACAGCAACAAAGCTACTCCGCTCCTGCCCCAGCCCCAGTTCAATCTTACTCTGCACCCGCTCCAGCTCAAGTACAACAAAGCTACTCTGCTCCAGCTCCCGTACAACAAACCTACTCTGCTCCCGCTCCAGTGCAACAAAGCTATCTTCCTCCtgtgcagcaacaacaacagcaatccTACTCTGCTCCAGCCCCAGTACCACAACAATCATACTCTGCTCCAGCCCCAACTCCCCAACAAACCTACTCTGCCCCCGCTCAAGTACAGCAAAGCTACTCTTCTGCCGGTCAAGTTCAAGAGCAATCTTTTGAAGTTAATGAGCAACAAGAATCCTTCGGAGGTGTTGAATCAACTGGCTCAGTAGACAATGGTGCTTACAATTATCCAGCTCCTGTTCAACAAAGCTACTCAGCTCCTGCTCCCGCACCAGCACAACAAAGCTACTCAGCCCCTGCTCCTGCACCTGTTCAACAAAGCTACTCTGCTCCTGCCTCAGCTCCAGTACAGCAATCCTACTCTGGTGCAGTACAACAATCTTCTTCGGCTGCTGTAGAAAGTGGATCTTATAGATACCAACCTGCTACTCCAGTACAAATATTCTCTGCTGCTGCCCCAGCTCCAGTTCAACAGCAATACTCTGCTCTTGCCTCTGCTCCAGTGCAACAACAATACTCTGCTCCTGCCCCTGCTCCAGTGCAACAACAATACTCCGCTCCTGCCCCAGCTCCTGTACAACAACAATACTCTGCTCCTGCCCCAGCTCCTGTACAACAAAGCGTTGAAAGTGGTTCTTATAACTATCAACCTGCTACTCCAGTACAACAGCAATACACTGCCCCTGCCCCAGTACAACAGCAATACTCTGCACCCGCACCAGTACAACAAACTGTCAGCACTTCCTCCGCTGCTGTAGGAACAGGTTCATATAACTATCAAGCTCAAGGACAAGTACAACAACAATCATACTCCGCTCCTGCCCCAGCTCCAGTACAACAATCCTACTCTGCTCCAGTACAACAATCCGTATCAACATCCTCAGCTGTAGAAACCGGATCATACAATTATCAAGCTCCAGCTCAAGCTCCTCAAAATGTGCAATACTCTGTACCTGCACCACAAAAGATCAGTTTCCCCACATCGGCCCCTGCACCAGCTGCCCCAGCACCAACCCCTGAAATTGGTACAGTCTATGGCAAGAATGGCGGTTATGTCTACCGTAAATTCTAA